From Echinicola soli, a single genomic window includes:
- a CDS encoding beta-ketoacyl-ACP synthase III — protein MEKTRAVITGVNGWVPDYVLTNKELESMVETSDEWITSRTGIKERRILKGENKATSDIGANAIKGLLEKTNTNPEDIDLIICATVTPDMPFPSCANTIAHKVGAKNSYSFDISAACSGFIYALTIGSQFIETGMHKKVIIVGADKMSSIVNYEDRTTCIIFGDGGGAVLLEPTTENVGVMDSMHHSDGSGSPYLHIKAGGSLKPASEETVKAKEHYAYQEGSTVFKFAVTNMAEVSARIMAKNNLKGDDIAWLVPHQANKRIIDATANRMNVGPEKVMINIEKYGNTTAGTIPLCLWDYESKLNKGDNIILAAFGGGFTWGSVYLKWGYDPK, from the coding sequence ATGGAAAAAACTAGAGCTGTCATTACCGGCGTCAATGGATGGGTTCCGGATTACGTTTTGACAAATAAGGAACTTGAGTCCATGGTGGAAACCAGCGATGAATGGATCACCTCTCGTACCGGCATCAAAGAACGACGAATCCTTAAAGGCGAAAACAAAGCCACTTCGGACATCGGTGCCAATGCCATCAAGGGACTTCTCGAAAAGACGAATACTAACCCAGAAGACATTGACCTCATCATCTGCGCGACGGTAACCCCTGACATGCCTTTCCCGTCCTGTGCAAATACGATCGCCCATAAAGTAGGAGCAAAAAACAGTTACAGTTTTGATATTTCTGCTGCATGCTCAGGTTTTATCTACGCACTTACCATAGGCAGTCAGTTTATCGAAACAGGCATGCATAAAAAGGTCATCATAGTGGGCGCAGACAAAATGTCCTCCATCGTAAACTATGAAGACAGGACGACCTGCATCATCTTTGGTGATGGTGGCGGGGCCGTGTTATTGGAACCCACCACAGAAAATGTGGGCGTTATGGACTCCATGCACCATTCTGACGGATCCGGCTCCCCTTATCTGCACATCAAGGCAGGAGGCAGCTTAAAGCCCGCATCCGAAGAGACCGTCAAGGCAAAAGAACACTATGCTTACCAGGAAGGCTCTACAGTCTTTAAATTTGCAGTAACCAACATGGCCGAGGTAAGTGCCCGGATCATGGCCAAAAACAACCTCAAGGGAGACGACATTGCTTGGCTGGTACCTCACCAGGCCAACAAACGGATCATTGACGCCACCGCCAACCGCATGAACGTGGGACCTGAAAAGGTCATGATCAACATCGAAAAGTACGGCAACACCACCGCCGGAACCATCCCGCTCTGCTTATGGGATTATGAATCAAAACTTAACAAAGGAGACAATATCATCCTTGCCGCTTTTGGAGGAGGATTTACTTGGGGCTCCGTTTATCTCAAATGGGGATACGACCCAAAATAA
- the efp gene encoding elongation factor P: protein MASTADFKNGLCMEMNNDIWSIVEFQHVKPGKGAAFVRTKLKSLTTGKVLEKTFNAGEKITTARVERRQHQFLYADDLGYHFMDTTTFEQIPIEEKLIDRADLMKEGQLVDILIHDETETPLGVELPPFVELLITYTEPGIKGDTATNALKPATLETGATVMVPLFVDQDIVIKVDTRDGSYSERVK, encoded by the coding sequence ATGGCAAGTACTGCAGATTTCAAAAATGGTTTATGCATGGAAATGAACAATGACATTTGGAGCATTGTGGAATTCCAGCATGTCAAGCCCGGAAAAGGCGCTGCTTTTGTCAGGACCAAACTAAAAAGCCTAACCACTGGCAAGGTCCTGGAAAAAACCTTTAACGCTGGAGAAAAAATCACTACCGCCAGAGTAGAAAGAAGACAGCACCAGTTTTTGTATGCAGACGACCTAGGGTATCATTTTATGGATACCACCACCTTCGAACAGATCCCTATTGAAGAGAAGCTCATCGACAGGGCCGACCTGATGAAGGAAGGGCAGCTGGTGGACATCCTTATCCATGATGAAACAGAAACACCCCTTGGTGTAGAGTTACCGCCTTTTGTAGAGCTTCTGATCACTTATACGGAACCCGGCATCAAAGGCGACACGGCCACCAATGCCTTAAAACCTGCCACACTGGAAACAGGAGCCACTGTAATGGTACCACTTTTCGTGGACCAAGACATCGTGATCAAGGTGGATACACGTGACGGATCATATTCAGAAAGAGTAAAATAA
- the accB gene encoding acetyl-CoA carboxylase biotin carboxyl carrier protein, whose protein sequence is MKAKEIQELIDFISNSGLAEVKIETDEFKLSIKKNAEAQVVKAVEAAPAPAPNPASAPAPAAASAPATEKEAPAADSNNYVEIKSPMIGTFYTTPNPDADNFVNVGDSVKTGQTVCIIEAMKLFNEIESEVSGKIVKVLVENATPVEYDQPLFLVDPAG, encoded by the coding sequence ATGAAAGCCAAAGAAATCCAAGAACTAATAGATTTTATTTCCAACTCGGGCTTAGCCGAGGTAAAAATCGAAACGGACGAATTTAAATTGTCCATCAAGAAAAATGCAGAAGCCCAGGTAGTCAAAGCTGTAGAAGCAGCTCCCGCACCTGCACCAAATCCGGCGTCGGCGCCAGCACCTGCTGCGGCTTCCGCTCCCGCCACAGAAAAAGAAGCTCCTGCGGCTGACTCCAACAATTATGTAGAGATCAAATCGCCGATGATCGGCACCTTCTATACCACACCGAACCCTGATGCTGACAACTTTGTCAACGTAGGGGACAGCGTAAAGACCGGGCAGACCGTTTGTATCATTGAAGCCATGAAACTGTTCAATGAAATTGAGTCTGAGGTTTCAGGAAAAATCGTAAAAGTCCTAGTCGAAAATGCCACACCGGTAGAATACGACCAACCCCTATTCTTGGTTGACCCAGCAGGATAA
- the accC gene encoding acetyl-CoA carboxylase biotin carboxylase subunit, producing MFKKILIANRGEIALRIIRTCKEMGIKTVAVYSTADKDSLHVRFADEAVCIGAAPSRESYLNIPRVIAAAEITNADAIHPGYGFLSENAEFSKICEEYNIKFIGASSEMINKMGDKATAKATMKAAGVPTIPGSEGLLDSIEQGIKIANEMGYPVILKATAGGGGRGMRIVREESGFKKAWDDARQESGAAFGNDGLYLEKFVEEPRHIEIQIVGDSTGKACHLSERDCSIQRRHQKLVEETPSPFITDELRDAMGKAAIKGAEAIGYEGAGTIEFLVDKHRNFYFMEMNTRIQVEHPITEEVTDYDLIKEQIKVAAGIPISGQNYYPKLYAMECRINAEDPTNGFRPSPGKINNLHLPGGRGVRVDSHVYAGYIIPPNYDSMIAKLIVSGQSREEVIVRMKRALEEFVIDGIKTTIPFHIALLEDEQFKAGNFTTKFLETFDFSIIKG from the coding sequence GTGTTTAAGAAAATACTAATTGCCAATAGAGGAGAAATAGCACTGAGGATCATCCGTACATGTAAAGAAATGGGAATCAAGACAGTGGCCGTTTACTCCACAGCAGATAAAGACAGCCTCCATGTGAGATTTGCAGATGAAGCCGTCTGCATAGGTGCGGCTCCCAGCCGTGAATCCTACCTGAACATCCCAAGGGTCATCGCGGCAGCCGAAATCACCAATGCTGACGCCATCCACCCTGGTTATGGTTTTCTTTCAGAAAATGCTGAATTTTCTAAAATCTGTGAAGAATACAACATCAAATTCATTGGTGCCAGCTCAGAAATGATCAATAAAATGGGAGACAAGGCCACCGCCAAAGCGACCATGAAAGCAGCTGGAGTGCCTACCATCCCTGGTTCTGAAGGTTTGCTCGACTCCATCGAGCAAGGCATCAAGATCGCCAATGAAATGGGATACCCGGTCATCCTCAAAGCCACTGCTGGTGGCGGTGGACGCGGCATGAGGATCGTCCGTGAAGAAAGTGGATTCAAAAAAGCATGGGATGACGCTCGCCAAGAATCTGGCGCAGCCTTCGGCAATGATGGCCTGTACCTGGAGAAATTCGTAGAAGAACCTCGCCATATCGAAATCCAAATAGTCGGCGATAGCACCGGAAAGGCCTGTCACCTCTCAGAAAGAGACTGCTCTATCCAAAGAAGACACCAAAAACTGGTCGAAGAAACGCCTTCTCCTTTTATCACTGACGAACTCAGGGATGCCATGGGCAAAGCTGCCATAAAAGGCGCAGAGGCCATTGGCTATGAAGGCGCCGGGACCATAGAGTTCCTTGTGGACAAGCACCGTAACTTCTACTTCATGGAGATGAACACCCGTATCCAGGTAGAACACCCGATCACCGAAGAAGTGACCGATTACGACCTGATCAAGGAACAAATAAAAGTAGCTGCGGGCATCCCCATCTCGGGTCAAAACTACTATCCAAAATTATACGCTATGGAGTGCCGGATCAATGCCGAGGATCCAACCAATGGTTTCCGACCAAGCCCTGGCAAAATCAACAACCTCCACCTCCCCGGAGGGCGTGGTGTAAGGGTGGACAGCCATGTATATGCCGGCTATATCATCCCACCAAATTATGATTCGATGATTGCCAAGCTGATTGTCAGCGGACAATCAAGAGAAGAAGTGATCGTAAGAATGAAGCGTGCACTAGAGGAATTTGTCATTGACGGCATCAAGACTACCATTCCATTCCACATTGCTCTTCTGGAAGACGAACAGTTTAAAGCAGGTAATTTTACCACGAAGTTTCTGGAGACTTTTGACTTCTCCATTATCAAAGGATAA
- a CDS encoding NAD-dependent epimerase/dehydratase family protein has protein sequence MQTILGSGGVIANELAKELSPYTTELRLVSRHPQKVNPNDHTFAADLTNAAQVNKAVAGSHIVYLTAGLKYKTRLWENAWPKIMSNVLQACIRHQCKLVFFDNVYMYDPNYIGQMTENTPVRPVSRKGAVRAKIADMLLEKVEKGELQAQIARSADFYGPHIKLNSLLTELVFKPMATSGTAKWLSNAHQPHAFTFTPDAGKALALLGNTEDAYNQVWHLPTASNPPTGKEWIYLIAKELGKTPKHQVLPPWFFAASGWFVPFMRELKEMLYQYDRPYVFDSTKFQENFFFKPTKYKVGIKKIIETEFST, from the coding sequence ATGCAAACTATACTTGGATCAGGAGGAGTTATCGCAAATGAATTGGCCAAGGAGTTAAGTCCGTACACGACCGAGCTCAGATTGGTTAGTCGCCACCCTCAAAAAGTAAATCCCAATGACCATACTTTCGCTGCAGACCTCACCAATGCAGCACAAGTAAACAAAGCAGTAGCAGGGAGCCACATCGTGTACCTTACAGCCGGGCTTAAGTACAAGACCAGGTTATGGGAAAATGCTTGGCCAAAAATCATGTCCAATGTCCTGCAAGCGTGCATCCGCCATCAATGTAAATTGGTGTTCTTCGATAACGTGTACATGTACGACCCCAATTACATTGGTCAAATGACGGAGAATACCCCTGTCAGGCCTGTTAGTAGAAAAGGGGCTGTCAGGGCCAAGATTGCAGATATGCTATTGGAAAAAGTAGAAAAAGGGGAGCTGCAAGCCCAGATAGCCAGATCCGCTGATTTTTACGGCCCCCATATCAAATTAAACAGCCTCCTAACAGAACTTGTCTTTAAGCCAATGGCCACATCGGGAACAGCCAAATGGCTAAGCAATGCCCACCAGCCGCACGCATTTACCTTCACGCCGGATGCCGGCAAGGCCCTTGCACTTCTCGGCAATACCGAAGATGCCTATAATCAGGTATGGCACCTTCCCACAGCCTCCAATCCTCCAACAGGCAAAGAATGGATTTACCTTATCGCCAAGGAATTGGGAAAAACGCCAAAACACCAGGTGTTACCGCCATGGTTTTTTGCTGCTTCTGGATGGTTCGTCCCTTTTATGAGGGAATTAAAGGAAATGCTGTATCAATATGATAGGCCATATGTCTTTGACAGCACCAAATTTCAAGAGAATTTTTTCTTCAAGCCTACCAAATACAAAGTCGGCATAAAAAAAATCATCGAGACTGAGTTTTCCACTTAA
- a CDS encoding DUF3109 family protein, whose product MILVGNAVLSDDLKEHFFVCNLEKCKGACCVEGDAGAPLEDDETVILEELYPKIKKYLTKEGIKAIEEQGTWVIDQEGEKGTPTINNRECAYALRDENGTLKCGIEEAHIQGDIDYKKPLSCHLYPVRVTKYDEYDALNYDRWEICSPACGLGKELNVPIYKFVKDALIRKYGEAWYEELVADIEGK is encoded by the coding sequence ATGATATTAGTAGGTAATGCAGTGCTCAGTGATGACCTGAAAGAGCATTTCTTTGTTTGTAACTTGGAAAAATGTAAAGGGGCTTGTTGTGTGGAAGGTGATGCTGGAGCACCTTTAGAAGATGATGAAACGGTGATTTTGGAAGAACTTTATCCAAAAATCAAGAAATACCTCACCAAGGAGGGCATCAAGGCGATTGAGGAGCAAGGTACGTGGGTGATCGACCAGGAAGGTGAAAAAGGAACGCCCACTATAAATAATCGGGAATGTGCTTATGCCTTAAGAGATGAAAACGGTACGTTGAAATGTGGTATTGAAGAGGCGCATATCCAAGGAGATATTGATTATAAAAAGCCCCTCAGCTGCCATCTTTATCCAGTACGAGTGACCAAATACGATGAATATGATGCCTTGAACTACGACCGATGGGAAATTTGTAGCCCTGCCTGCGGGCTCGGGAAAGAGCTAAATGTTCCCATCTATAAATTTGTCAAAGATGCCTTGATCCGTAAATACGGTGAGGCATGGTATGAGGAACTGGTTGCGGATATTGAAGGAAAATAG
- a CDS encoding sigma-54-dependent transcriptional regulator, whose product MPKILIIDDEKVIRSTLKEILEYENYEIHEAQDGVEGLKKIESQDFDLVLCDIKMPKMDGLEVLDKVYQSDKQPQFIMISAHGSIESAVEATKKGAFDFIPKPPDLNRLLLTVRNALEKKDLVTETKVLKKKLSKKLDMVGESAAIQQVKETIEKVAPTDARVLITGPNGTGKELVAHWLHQKSGRSKSPFIAVNCAAIPAELIESELFGHEKGAFTSANKQRQGKFEQANGGTIFLDEIGDMSLSAQAKVLRALQEHKISRVGGDKDIKIDVRVLAATNKDLRKEIEENNFREDLYHRLSVILIQVPALKDRKEDIPLLVDRFLEDIAKEYGTSKKGIDEKAVAKLQEYQWTGNIRELRNVVERLIILGGKSISLDDIKKYADF is encoded by the coding sequence ATGCCGAAAATCCTGATTATCGATGATGAGAAAGTCATCAGATCTACGCTCAAAGAAATTTTAGAATACGAAAATTATGAAATCCATGAGGCACAGGATGGTGTAGAAGGGCTGAAAAAAATAGAAAGCCAGGATTTTGACTTGGTGCTCTGTGATATCAAAATGCCCAAAATGGATGGACTGGAAGTACTGGATAAAGTTTACCAATCCGACAAGCAGCCACAGTTCATCATGATATCGGCACACGGCTCCATCGAATCGGCGGTAGAAGCTACCAAAAAAGGTGCTTTTGACTTTATCCCAAAGCCTCCTGACCTCAATAGACTTTTACTTACGGTCAGAAATGCATTGGAGAAGAAAGACTTGGTCACCGAAACCAAGGTCCTCAAGAAGAAACTTTCCAAAAAGCTGGATATGGTGGGAGAATCCGCAGCTATTCAGCAAGTAAAGGAAACCATCGAAAAAGTAGCCCCGACGGATGCGCGGGTACTTATCACGGGACCTAATGGAACGGGAAAAGAGCTCGTAGCACACTGGCTCCATCAAAAAAGCGGGCGGAGCAAGTCGCCATTTATTGCGGTAAATTGCGCAGCCATTCCTGCTGAGCTTATCGAAAGTGAACTTTTTGGCCATGAAAAAGGAGCATTTACTTCTGCCAACAAACAGCGGCAAGGGAAATTTGAGCAGGCCAATGGCGGCACCATCTTCTTGGATGAAATTGGTGACATGAGCCTTTCTGCCCAAGCCAAAGTACTCAGAGCGCTTCAAGAACACAAGATTTCCAGGGTTGGCGGAGACAAAGACATCAAAATAGATGTCAGGGTTTTAGCGGCCACCAATAAGGATTTAAGGAAAGAGATAGAAGAAAACAACTTTCGCGAAGACCTCTACCATCGTCTTAGCGTGATCCTCATCCAAGTGCCCGCATTGAAAGACCGAAAAGAAGATATTCCATTGCTAGTGGATCGCTTCCTGGAAGACATCGCCAAGGAATATGGCACTTCTAAAAAAGGTATCGATGAAAAAGCGGTGGCAAAATTACAGGAATATCAATGGACAGGAAATATCAGGGAGCTTAGGAATGTAGTAGAAAGACTGATTATACTGGGAGGAAAATCAATATCCCTCGATGATATAAAAAAATACGCTGACTTCTAA
- a CDS encoding LuxE/PaaK family acyltransferase, which translates to MNYFKSFSEQVQRMEPGDFEPLAMELFHYQARENTTYKAYLDARGINPVEVKAVDEIPFLPIRFFKSHKVVSGPYEGFESFYSSSGTTGQVTSRHFIWSEEYYLRHSQKIFEQVYGSLERFHVLALLPAYLERKGSSLVAMADHFIKQSGSGQSGFYLYNYDVLIDRLYHLKQLKDGKKVLLLGVTFALLDLAEQFGEDFPQMDNLIVMETGGMKGRRKEMIREEVHAVLTHAFKQRRIHSEYGMTELMSQAYSQGEGKYRLPASMRVMLRDVNDPLSWSPRKQGGVNIIDLANFHSSAFIETQDLGRFDSQGRLEILGRFDNSEIRGCNLMVN; encoded by the coding sequence ATGAATTATTTCAAAAGTTTTTCTGAACAGGTCCAGCGCATGGAACCAGGTGATTTTGAACCGCTGGCCATGGAGCTGTTTCACTATCAAGCAAGAGAAAATACGACCTACAAGGCGTATTTGGATGCTCGGGGCATCAACCCTGTAGAGGTGAAAGCGGTGGATGAGATTCCCTTCTTACCCATTCGTTTCTTTAAGTCACACAAGGTGGTGAGTGGGCCCTATGAAGGGTTTGAGTCGTTTTATTCCAGTAGTGGCACCACTGGCCAGGTTACGAGCCGGCATTTTATCTGGTCTGAGGAATATTACCTGAGGCATTCACAGAAGATTTTTGAGCAGGTTTATGGTTCGTTAGAACGATTTCATGTGTTGGCGCTCTTACCGGCTTATTTGGAGCGGAAGGGCAGCTCACTGGTGGCCATGGCCGATCATTTTATCAAGCAATCAGGCTCTGGCCAATCGGGGTTCTATTTGTACAATTACGATGTATTGATCGACCGGCTTTATCACCTGAAGCAATTAAAGGACGGGAAAAAGGTATTATTACTGGGGGTGACTTTTGCTTTGCTGGACTTGGCGGAGCAGTTTGGAGAGGATTTTCCCCAGATGGACAATTTAATCGTGATGGAGACTGGAGGCATGAAGGGGCGAAGAAAGGAAATGATCCGTGAGGAGGTTCATGCGGTACTTACACATGCTTTTAAGCAGCGTAGGATTCATTCAGAGTATGGTATGACAGAGCTGATGTCGCAGGCGTATTCGCAGGGAGAGGGGAAATATCGCTTACCTGCCAGCATGCGTGTTATGCTGCGGGATGTCAATGACCCTTTGTCCTGGAGCCCACGGAAACAAGGTGGTGTGAACATCATAGACTTGGCCAATTTTCATTCCAGTGCATTTATAGAGACGCAAGATCTGGGACGTTTTGATAGCCAGGGGAGGCTTGAGATCCTTGGGAGATTTGATAATAGTGAGATTAGAGGATGTAATTTAATGGTGAATTAA
- a CDS encoding alpha-ketoacid dehydrogenase subunit alpha/beta, producing MIELETLPRHKVNLDLEKDQILFDYRIVQQSRQASLMGRKEVFMGKAKFGIFGDGKELAQVVMARYFRKGDWRSGYYRDQTFMFAIEELRLQEYFAQLYAHTQVKEEPASGGRLMNGHFATRSLNDDGSWRDIRNTKNSGGDISPTAGQVPRLIGLGYASKLFRENEELQKLKQFKGLGKEIAWGTIGNASCAEGMFLETVNAAGVLQIPVVFSVWDDDYGISVPNEFQTTKGSISEALAGYQREEGKPGVEIIVAKGWDYESLHAAYKKSEELAREHSVPSLVHVVEMTQPQGHSTSGSHERYKSKERLRWEADHDCNMMFRTYILENGIATEEELNEIDKEAVRFVREQKEKAWKSFTEDIKSDLKVVVGLIKDAASHSKQQDALSQLSGDLSKTINPIRKDVFGAVRKTLLLMRFDAEEARTPLKEWYEEQKSRNYDRYNSHLYSESEEGNQRIKIVDPVYTDKSPTVDGREVLQACFDQMLSNDPRVFAFGEDVGKIGDVNQAFAGLQEKHGELRVTDTGIREMTIIGQGIGTALRGLRPIAEIQYLDYIYYALMTLTDDLACLHYRTKGGQKAPMIVRTRGHRLEGVWHSGSPMSAILGCLRGLLVCVPRNMTQAAGMYNTLLRSDEPALMIECLNAYRQKELMPSNVGEFTVPLGRPEVLREGTDITVVTYGAMCRVVLDAAGQLDEYGVSVEVIDVQTLLPFDVHHIIFESIKKTNRVIFADEDVPGGASAYMMQQVLEKQKAYYQLDSEPVTLSAQPHRPAYSSDGDYFSKPSVDDVVEKAYRIMHEVDPVSYPIW from the coding sequence ATGATAGAATTGGAAACGTTACCAAGACATAAGGTTAATCTAGATTTAGAGAAGGATCAAATTTTATTTGACTATAGAATTGTTCAGCAGAGTCGTCAAGCTTCCTTAATGGGAAGGAAAGAGGTCTTTATGGGCAAGGCTAAATTTGGGATTTTCGGTGACGGCAAGGAACTGGCGCAAGTGGTCATGGCACGATATTTCAGGAAGGGCGATTGGCGTTCTGGATATTACCGTGACCAGACTTTTATGTTTGCGATTGAAGAGTTGAGATTACAGGAATATTTTGCACAGCTCTATGCGCATACCCAGGTCAAGGAGGAGCCTGCTTCCGGTGGGCGTTTGATGAATGGACACTTTGCCACCCGCTCGCTAAACGATGATGGCTCTTGGAGGGACATCAGAAATACCAAAAACTCAGGTGGTGATATTTCACCTACTGCCGGGCAAGTTCCTAGACTGATTGGTTTGGGCTACGCGTCCAAACTGTTTAGGGAAAATGAAGAACTCCAGAAGCTAAAGCAGTTCAAGGGGCTCGGGAAGGAGATTGCCTGGGGAACCATCGGAAATGCTTCTTGTGCCGAAGGGATGTTTTTGGAGACGGTCAATGCGGCAGGTGTTTTACAGATTCCGGTGGTTTTTTCCGTTTGGGATGATGACTATGGTATTTCAGTACCAAATGAGTTCCAGACCACCAAAGGCAGTATTTCGGAAGCCTTGGCTGGGTATCAGCGGGAAGAGGGAAAGCCTGGAGTGGAGATCATTGTGGCCAAAGGCTGGGATTATGAATCCCTTCATGCGGCCTATAAAAAATCCGAAGAACTGGCAAGGGAACACTCCGTGCCTTCGCTGGTTCATGTGGTCGAAATGACGCAGCCTCAAGGGCATTCTACTTCTGGATCGCATGAGCGCTACAAGTCCAAGGAGAGACTGCGGTGGGAGGCAGATCATGATTGTAACATGATGTTCCGTACCTACATTCTGGAAAACGGTATCGCAACCGAGGAGGAACTGAATGAAATCGATAAAGAGGCTGTTCGGTTTGTGAGAGAACAAAAGGAAAAAGCTTGGAAATCCTTTACAGAAGATATTAAATCTGACCTTAAAGTGGTCGTTGGCCTGATCAAGGATGCGGCTAGTCACAGTAAGCAGCAAGATGCCCTCAGTCAGCTGTCAGGTGATCTTTCCAAAACAATTAATCCAATTAGAAAAGATGTTTTCGGAGCGGTTCGGAAGACGTTGTTGTTAATGCGTTTTGATGCAGAAGAGGCCAGGACTCCTTTAAAAGAATGGTACGAGGAGCAGAAGAGTCGCAATTATGATCGTTATAATAGCCATCTCTATAGTGAGTCCGAAGAAGGGAATCAGCGCATTAAGATAGTCGATCCAGTGTATACCGATAAATCTCCAACGGTGGACGGCAGGGAAGTTTTGCAGGCGTGCTTTGATCAAATGCTCAGCAATGACCCCAGGGTGTTTGCTTTTGGGGAAGATGTGGGAAAAATCGGTGACGTTAACCAAGCTTTTGCTGGGCTTCAGGAGAAGCACGGGGAGCTGCGCGTTACCGATACAGGAATCCGTGAAATGACGATCATTGGTCAGGGAATAGGGACGGCCCTCCGCGGCTTGCGCCCAATTGCCGAGATCCAGTATTTGGATTATATTTACTATGCCCTGATGACGCTGACCGATGATTTGGCCTGTCTCCATTACCGCACCAAAGGCGGTCAGAAGGCTCCTATGATCGTGAGGACAAGGGGACACCGTCTTGAAGGTGTTTGGCATTCAGGTTCGCCCATGAGTGCTATTTTGGGCTGCTTGCGCGGATTGTTGGTCTGTGTACCAAGAAATATGACGCAAGCAGCGGGGATGTACAATACGCTATTGAGAAGCGATGAGCCTGCGCTGATGATCGAGTGCCTCAATGCTTATCGCCAAAAGGAACTGATGCCTTCCAATGTGGGTGAGTTTACCGTTCCTTTGGGCAGGCCTGAAGTGCTCAGGGAGGGCACGGATATTACCGTGGTAACTTATGGTGCCATGTGCCGTGTCGTGCTGGATGCAGCCGGGCAGTTGGATGAATATGGCGTTTCTGTGGAGGTGATAGATGTGCAGACGTTGCTGCCTTTTGATGTGCATCATATCATTTTTGAGTCCATCAAAAAGACCAATCGTGTCATTTTTGCCGATGAAGATGTCCCGGGAGGTGCGTCAGCCTATATGATGCAGCAGGTTTTGGAAAAGCAAAAGGCCTATTATCAGCTGGATTCTGAGCCAGTGACCCTTTCTGCACAGCCACACCGTCCTGCTTATTCCTCGGATGGGGATTATTTCTCCAAGCCTAGCGTGGATGATGTGGTGGAAAAAGCCTATCGTATCATGCATGAAGTAGATCCGGTAAGCTATCCAATATGGTAG